In Neptuniibacter halophilus, the genomic stretch CAGCGCTTGCGTTCGGCTTACTCATAGAAGTTAAAAGTTACGCTAAGGCGCAGACGCGCCGTGGCCTGAGCAATGCCTGATTGGAATGTCAAAACTCAATAGGACTCAATGATTGAATTCGAAGGGTTAACCAGTGTATCGAACCAGCCCGAGGCAGATATCGAGCGGTCGCATCCGGCTCTCCCTGCACACTAAATCCTCTGTAGATCCGAGTGTGCAGCAAGCGCCGGCATTTAGCCAGATGAATGATCAGTCTCTGGATTTCAGCAGACGGTGCTGGCTGTAGATATCACTGCGTACCCGCTCGGCCAGTTCAGCGGAATCAGCCCCTACGGCGATACGCCGCTTCAGAATGATCCCTTCACCGGCACTGATCGACTCCTTAGCCCGCTGGTTAAAACCACTCAGCAGCGCCGTCTCATCCAGATCGGAACAATTCACTTTCGCCGAGAACAGCAGCACTTCGTCACCCTGTTCACACTCAAAGTGCTTTTCAGCAAATTCATAGAAAAATTCAGCCAGAGACTGGCTGAAACTGACCCCAATATTATTTTTCCGCACCGGAACCGCTAGTGTCGGCTCATCGTTGTCGCGGCTGATAAAGCCCAGCACGAAGCACTCCTGCTCATTACTGAAATGTCCCTGCACCTGTCTGGCGTAACCTTCATCTACGCCCTTAACTACATCGACATCGATCATAAGAAAACTCCTTTTAATTACGCATCTGATTACGCACCTGCACAATATTTATACAATTCCATTTCGCACCTGCAAAATGAATTTTTTTAAAGTACCCGGCCAAACGGTCGCAGGGTGACAACGGATTCATTCCCGGATACGCTGGCAGGGTGACCTCCACCGGAGATTGAGAATGGATTTTTCTGCCGCCTCTGAGTACTGCCTTTCACGTCCGCAAGCCACGCTGGATCACCCGTTTGGGCCAGAGGTTCAGGTCTTTAAAGTACGCGGAAAAATGTTTGCCCTGCTCTCCCGCTGCAACGCAAAAGGCAGTGAACTGGGCCCGGCTTACGCAGGCTGCGCTTTTCTTAATCTGAAATGTGATCCGGATGAAGCGATCATGCTGCGGGATA encodes the following:
- a CDS encoding MmcQ/YjbR family DNA-binding protein, whose amino-acid sequence is MDFSAASEYCLSRPQATLDHPFGPEVQVFKVRGKMFALLSRCNAKGSELGPAYAGCAFLNLKCDPDEAIMLRDIFAEVLPAYHMSKRHWNSVVLVDSMPEKEIERLIDRSYGLVVKSLKKSERLQLELHYPAEQLYR